A stretch of Leucobacter aridicollis DNA encodes these proteins:
- a CDS encoding AMP-dependent synthetase/ligase, protein MTASENPSHPAAAPTVAATPPDGMLHAATPQTVDIEQTRNVTELLMQRVRTAPAHIAFETRPAGQPLTAPWEQISTERFARQVSEIAKGLIASGVRAGDTIMIMAQTQYLWAVVDHAALFAGAVVVPVYDTASAAQLRSIISDSRPVHAFVGTVTGGERLLEAAAAASNGSAPHAPQVSVLSTESPQPQPQPPSQRAATGAADSAGIGSLATLIAGGVHVTDAELEARRLGASLDDVATIVYTSGTTGDPKGAQITHRNLVGQVLNTAAAYSEVVRESGNTVLFLPLTHVLGRALQLICIANGMRVAHLSDPKEVVQSLAILRPTFLVVVPRVLEKIEGAAAASATEKRVLPLWRAAHRTALAWGEFLETSDRDPSAHAPAGLRLRRALFDRVFYRRLRSVMGGRLDYLLSGAATLRPSLATFFRGIGVPVIEGYGLTETTAPLTGGRPGSLRAGSVGTPLPGNAVRIADNGEVLAKGVGVFAGYRNEAHNADAFIDGYFRTGDLGSLAPDGSLTLSGRLKHVIVTSTGRTVSPEQWEQTVEQHPLVAHAALVGTDRPYLTALVVIDTEAATAWFTDRGDAPASALSASGLVVCSDGRLLEEITTAIDRANAAVSPAERVQSWRGLVIGGDRLDEFVTPTMKLKRQALLTESEPIISELYR, encoded by the coding sequence GTGACCGCCAGCGAGAACCCCAGCCACCCAGCCGCCGCGCCAACCGTGGCGGCGACCCCGCCCGACGGCATGCTGCACGCCGCCACCCCGCAGACCGTGGACATCGAGCAGACCCGCAACGTCACCGAGCTCCTCATGCAGCGCGTTCGCACGGCACCGGCGCACATCGCGTTCGAGACCAGGCCGGCCGGCCAGCCCCTCACCGCACCGTGGGAGCAGATCTCGACCGAGCGCTTTGCCCGCCAGGTCTCCGAGATCGCGAAGGGGCTCATTGCCTCGGGCGTGCGCGCAGGCGACACGATCATGATCATGGCGCAGACGCAGTACCTCTGGGCCGTCGTTGACCACGCCGCGCTATTCGCCGGTGCAGTCGTCGTTCCCGTCTACGACACGGCGTCAGCCGCGCAGCTGCGCTCGATCATCAGTGACTCCCGCCCAGTGCACGCGTTCGTCGGCACCGTCACCGGCGGCGAGCGCCTCCTCGAGGCTGCGGCGGCCGCTTCGAACGGGTCAGCCCCACACGCTCCGCAGGTCTCAGTGCTGTCGACCGAGTCACCGCAGCCGCAGCCGCAGCCGCCGTCGCAGCGCGCAGCTACCGGCGCGGCGGACAGCGCCGGGATCGGCTCGCTCGCAACGCTCATTGCGGGCGGCGTCCACGTCACCGACGCCGAACTTGAGGCCCGTCGCCTGGGCGCGTCACTCGACGACGTTGCGACGATCGTCTACACCTCCGGCACGACCGGCGACCCGAAGGGCGCCCAGATCACACACCGCAACCTGGTGGGCCAGGTGTTGAACACGGCCGCCGCATACTCGGAGGTTGTGCGCGAATCCGGCAACACGGTGCTCTTCCTCCCCCTCACCCACGTGTTGGGCCGTGCACTGCAGCTGATCTGCATCGCCAACGGCATGCGCGTCGCGCACCTCTCGGACCCCAAGGAGGTGGTGCAGTCGCTCGCGATCCTGCGGCCGACCTTCCTCGTCGTGGTCCCTCGCGTGCTCGAGAAGATCGAGGGCGCAGCCGCAGCGTCGGCGACCGAGAAGCGTGTGCTCCCGCTGTGGCGGGCGGCCCACCGCACCGCGCTCGCGTGGGGCGAGTTCCTCGAGACGTCCGATCGGGATCCGTCAGCGCACGCGCCCGCCGGTCTACGGCTTCGTCGCGCGCTCTTCGACCGCGTGTTCTACCGCAGGCTCCGTTCCGTCATGGGAGGGCGGCTCGACTATCTCCTCTCGGGCGCCGCCACCCTTCGCCCCTCGCTCGCGACGTTCTTCCGAGGGATCGGCGTCCCGGTCATCGAGGGATACGGGCTGACGGAGACCACCGCGCCGCTCACGGGCGGACGACCAGGATCGCTGCGCGCGGGGAGCGTCGGCACCCCGCTCCCGGGCAACGCCGTGCGGATCGCGGACAACGGCGAAGTCCTCGCGAAGGGCGTCGGCGTCTTTGCCGGATACCGGAACGAGGCGCACAACGCCGACGCGTTCATCGACGGGTACTTCCGCACCGGAGACCTCGGCTCGCTCGCGCCCGACGGGTCGCTCACGTTGAGCGGCAGACTCAAGCACGTGATTGTCACGTCGACCGGCAGAACGGTGTCGCCCGAACAGTGGGAGCAGACCGTCGAACAGCACCCGCTCGTCGCGCACGCCGCGCTCGTTGGCACGGATCGGCCCTACCTCACGGCGCTGGTGGTCATCGACACCGAGGCGGCAACCGCGTGGTTCACTGATCGCGGCGATGCGCCGGCCAGCGCGCTCAGCGCGTCCGGTCTTGTGGTGTGCTCGGACGGTCGGCTCCTGGAGGAGATCACCACGGCAATCGACCGCGCGAACGCCGCCGTATCGCCGGCGGAGCGCGTGCAGTCCTGGCGCGGGCTCGTGATCGGCGGCGACCGCCTCGACGAGTTCGTGACCCCCACGATGAAGCTCAAACGCCAGGCACTCCTCACGGAGTCAGAGCCGATCATCTCCGAGTTGTACCGCTAG
- a CDS encoding DUF1295 domain-containing protein, which translates to MSQANTRSLILTVAAIVLGGLLALAGSSNSWTIGGGADGGGFPGFALAVIVTFAVQWIAYIPAAIAQTDRYFDLTGSLTYISVTVLLLACSPGLDPRSVILTAVVVIWAARLGSFLFARNRRSGTDDRFDEIKTSKLRFLSVWTVQGLWVSLTAAAAWVAIASAGSAPLGWTTWIGLAVWAFGFTFEVIADNQKRLFKADPANDGQFIHTGLWSVSRHPNYFGEIVLWIGVLIIAAPALQGWQWIALLSPVFVIVLLTRVSGIPLLEAKAKRKWGDDPEYQAYRARTPQLLPRIGTGRSTKAPDARP; encoded by the coding sequence ATGTCTCAGGCGAACACTCGCTCACTCATACTCACTGTCGCGGCCATCGTGCTCGGCGGTCTGCTCGCCCTCGCCGGGAGCAGCAACAGCTGGACCATCGGAGGCGGTGCCGACGGCGGCGGCTTCCCCGGGTTCGCGCTCGCTGTCATCGTCACTTTCGCAGTGCAGTGGATCGCATACATCCCGGCGGCCATCGCGCAGACCGACAGGTACTTCGACCTGACGGGCAGCCTCACCTACATCTCGGTGACGGTGCTGCTGCTCGCCTGCTCGCCCGGGCTGGATCCGCGCAGCGTGATCCTGACCGCCGTCGTCGTCATCTGGGCGGCCCGCCTCGGCTCCTTCCTCTTCGCCAGGAACCGGCGATCCGGCACCGACGACCGGTTCGATGAGATCAAGACCTCGAAGCTGCGGTTCCTCTCGGTCTGGACGGTGCAGGGCCTCTGGGTGAGCCTGACGGCGGCGGCCGCCTGGGTCGCGATCGCTTCGGCCGGGAGCGCTCCCCTCGGATGGACCACCTGGATCGGTCTCGCCGTGTGGGCCTTCGGATTCACGTTCGAGGTTATCGCCGACAACCAAAAGCGCCTGTTCAAGGCCGACCCTGCCAACGACGGCCAGTTCATTCACACGGGACTGTGGTCGGTTTCTCGCCACCCCAACTACTTCGGCGAGATCGTGCTCTGGATCGGCGTGCTCATCATCGCCGCCCCGGCGCTGCAGGGGTGGCAATGGATCGCGCTGCTCTCGCCCGTGTTCGTCATCGTCCTGTTGACGCGCGTGAGCGGAATCCCGCTGCTCGAGGCAAAGGCGAAGCGCAAGTGGGGCGACGATCCGGAGTACCAGGCCTACCGGGCCCGCACTCCGCAGTTGCTCCCCCGGATTGGCACCGGGCGCTCGACTAAGGCACCAGACGCGAGGCCGTAA
- a CDS encoding thioesterase family protein, with translation MTVSPTAYFRQLSGTRFEATEATAGAWNPAEQHIAPVIGLLAHLIEQDHAQRGGALRLGSLSCDILGVLPLGEFDVEVSVIRPGRTIELVEAVLTSNGRTGVRARAWLLQTSDTTALAGTSFPDMPQLDSTPEYPFGTTWNGECVNTIEARRDFLGTGRARSWIRTDTALIEGTEVSEQARLIGMLDFANGLVPRVDPLEIGFPNIDLNVSFFRAPSGDWLGLDSTVSFGPDAVGLTESVVHDASGPVGTLSQTLTIRA, from the coding sequence ATGACCGTCTCCCCAACCGCGTACTTTCGGCAACTCTCAGGCACCCGCTTCGAAGCGACCGAGGCCACGGCCGGGGCTTGGAACCCCGCCGAGCAGCACATCGCCCCGGTAATTGGCCTCCTCGCGCATCTCATCGAGCAGGATCACGCGCAGCGCGGCGGCGCACTGCGCCTGGGCTCGCTGTCGTGCGACATCCTCGGAGTGCTGCCGCTCGGCGAGTTCGACGTTGAAGTGTCAGTGATCCGGCCTGGGCGCACCATCGAACTCGTCGAGGCCGTGCTCACGAGCAACGGGCGCACTGGTGTCCGGGCGCGCGCATGGCTGCTACAAACGTCCGACACGACCGCGCTCGCGGGCACCTCCTTCCCCGATATGCCCCAGCTCGACTCGACCCCGGAGTACCCGTTCGGCACGACGTGGAACGGTGAGTGCGTGAACACCATCGAGGCCCGCCGCGACTTCCTCGGCACGGGCCGCGCCCGCAGCTGGATCCGCACGGACACCGCGCTCATCGAGGGCACCGAGGTCAGCGAGCAGGCGCGTCTGATTGGCATGCTCGATTTCGCGAACGGTCTCGTCCCACGGGTCGACCCGCTCGAGATCGGCTTCCCGAACATCGACCTCAACGTCTCGTTCTTCCGCGCGCCTTCCGGCGACTGGCTCGGGCTCGACTCAACGGTGTCGTTCGGGCCTGACGCTGTCGGCCTGACGGAGTCCGTCGTGCACGACGCGAGCGGCCCGGTCGGCACGCTCTCGCAGACCCTCACGATCCGCGCGTAG